The following are encoded in a window of Thiohalobacter sp. IOR34 genomic DNA:
- a CDS encoding SDR family oxidoreductase, producing the protein MRILVTGGAGFIGSYVVEQLLAKDHAVRVVDNLEGGRLDNLRAVAEHPQFEFHQTDIRDADSLGRAFAGVDWVIHLAGIADIVPSIEQPRDYFATNVQGTLNVIEAARQAGVKRIVYAASSSCYGIPDEYPTPETSPARPEYPYALTKYLGEQLVGHWGRVYGLETVSLRLFNVYGPRVRTNGAYGAVFGVFLAQKANGRPLTVVGDGTQSRDFTYVEDVARAFVMAVESDLAGEILNVGSGGHYSINRLVELIGGEVVHVPKRPGEPDCTFADTRLIRERLGWEPAIDFDDGVARMLASIDDWQDAPLWDPDSIQDATRSWFRFLGGESAC; encoded by the coding sequence ATGCGCATACTGGTTACCGGTGGGGCAGGTTTCATAGGCAGCTACGTCGTCGAACAGTTGCTGGCGAAGGACCATGCCGTGCGAGTGGTGGACAACCTGGAGGGTGGCCGGCTGGACAATCTGCGCGCCGTGGCGGAGCATCCGCAGTTCGAATTCCATCAGACCGACATCCGTGATGCCGACTCCCTGGGCCGGGCCTTTGCCGGCGTCGACTGGGTGATTCACCTCGCCGGGATTGCGGATATCGTGCCCTCCATCGAACAGCCGCGGGACTATTTCGCGACCAATGTCCAGGGGACGCTGAATGTCATCGAGGCAGCCCGCCAGGCCGGCGTGAAACGCATCGTCTATGCCGCATCCTCATCCTGTTACGGCATCCCCGACGAATACCCCACCCCCGAGACTTCCCCGGCGCGTCCGGAATATCCCTATGCCCTCACCAAATACCTGGGTGAGCAGCTCGTCGGTCACTGGGGTCGGGTCTATGGTCTGGAGACCGTCTCGCTGCGGCTGTTCAACGTCTATGGTCCACGGGTGAGGACCAATGGTGCCTATGGCGCGGTGTTCGGGGTGTTCCTCGCCCAGAAGGCCAACGGACGTCCGCTGACGGTGGTCGGCGACGGCACCCAGAGCCGTGACTTCACCTATGTCGAGGACGTGGCGCGCGCCTTCGTCATGGCGGTGGAGTCGGATCTTGCCGGCGAGATACTCAATGTCGGCAGCGGCGGCCACTACAGCATCAACCGCCTGGTGGAGCTGATCGGCGGCGAGGTGGTGCATGTGCCCAAGCGTCCCGGCGAGCCGGACTGCACCTTTGCCGACACGCGGCTGATCCGCGAGCGCCTGGGCTGGGAGCCGGCGATCGATTTCGACGACGGCGTGGCGCGCATGCTGGCCAGCATCGACGACTGGCAGGATGCCCCCCTCTGGGATCCTGACAGCATCCAGGATGCGACCCGCAGCTGGTTCCGCTTCCTGGGTGGAGAGTCGGCATGCTGA
- a CDS encoding radical SAM protein, with protein MSSGNRGKNRFGKEVLTEIPEDAPLARRPGHKLRTSNEIVDRAALAKEAAGIRPADGQRIEIVREGEQLGVIRLPEEQQAKVPNQFTGPSYRNPPERFRFDGHKMLYHLERVLAWQRGERFAPIHIDMGLTKFCNTACLYCYAVVQNMTKGQMIGRDALLRYIEDCGRLGVRSIGFIGDGEPTLNPALYDATVLAGEKGIDTSMATNGLLLDMDRADDLLANMSWIRFNLSAGTPEGFNRVHQSRAGNFDLLVEKIRELVRIKKARGYSCTLGLQMVLIPECYDQVLEEARLGRELGVDYFVIKHCSDSEYKEIGIDYADYGRIEDVLREAESLSTDDYVVQVKWNKIKACGETDLYRNGYRKYDVCYGTPFLLQISGNGKIYPCGPFFNKERFYIGDLHEGSFHDLVMSDRYWAVHEDIARSVDVHKDCAIGCRQDYVNKFLWDLKHPPEHVNFI; from the coding sequence ATGAGCAGCGGCAATCGTGGCAAGAACCGCTTTGGCAAGGAGGTACTGACGGAGATTCCCGAAGATGCGCCGCTGGCGCGCAGGCCCGGCCACAAGCTGCGTACCTCCAATGAAATCGTCGACCGGGCGGCCCTGGCGAAGGAGGCGGCCGGCATCCGCCCGGCAGACGGCCAGCGGATCGAGATCGTGCGCGAGGGCGAACAGCTGGGCGTGATCCGCCTGCCGGAGGAACAGCAGGCCAAGGTGCCGAACCAGTTTACCGGTCCCAGCTACAGGAATCCGCCTGAACGCTTCCGCTTCGACGGGCACAAGATGCTCTACCACCTGGAGCGGGTCCTGGCCTGGCAGCGCGGCGAGCGCTTTGCGCCCATCCACATCGACATGGGGCTGACCAAGTTCTGCAATACCGCCTGCCTCTACTGTTATGCCGTGGTGCAGAACATGACCAAGGGGCAGATGATCGGGCGCGATGCCCTGCTGCGCTACATCGAAGACTGTGGCCGGCTCGGCGTGAGGTCGATCGGCTTCATCGGCGACGGTGAACCGACGCTGAATCCTGCCCTCTACGACGCCACCGTGCTGGCCGGCGAGAAGGGCATTGACACCTCGATGGCGACCAACGGTCTGCTGCTGGACATGGACCGGGCGGACGATCTGCTGGCCAACATGTCATGGATACGCTTCAACCTGTCGGCCGGGACGCCAGAAGGATTCAATCGGGTGCACCAGTCGCGGGCCGGGAATTTCGATCTGCTTGTCGAAAAGATACGCGAGCTGGTCCGGATCAAGAAGGCGCGCGGTTATTCGTGCACCCTGGGCCTGCAGATGGTGCTGATTCCGGAATGCTACGACCAGGTGCTGGAGGAGGCCAGGCTGGGCAGGGAACTGGGCGTCGATTATTTCGTGATCAAGCACTGTTCGGATTCGGAATACAAGGAAATCGGCATCGATTATGCCGACTACGGCAGGATCGAGGACGTGCTGCGGGAGGCCGAGAGCCTGTCGACCGACGACTACGTGGTGCAGGTCAAGTGGAACAAGATCAAGGCCTGCGGCGAGACCGATCTGTACCGCAACGGCTACCGCAAATACGACGTCTGCTACGGCACGCCGTTCCTGCTGCAGATCTCGGGCAACGGCAAGATCTATCCCTGCGGTCCCTTCTTCAACAAGGAACGCTTCTATATCGGCGACCTGCACGAGGGTTCGTTCCACGACCTGGTAATGAGCGACCGCTACTGGGCGGTGCACGAGGACATCGCCAGGTCGGTGGACGTGCACAAGGATTGCGCCATCGGCTGCCGCCAGGACTATGTGAACAAGTTCCTGTGGGATCTGAAACATCCACCTGAGCACGTCAACTTCATTTGA
- a CDS encoding radical SAM protein, with protein MPGSGDKYIIDSHKLIYHPRRVGQWLDAGDDWEAAQQVYPIYVEMSPVGACNHRCTFCAVDYIGYQPKRLDARILEQRIPEMGRLGVKSIMFAGEGEPLLHTDMPRIVEFCAEAGIDVSFTTNATVVNEDFLEHALPHVAWMKVSLNAGTAETYAGIHRTKASDFGRVIDNLKRAVAQKRANGLSCVLGAQLLLLPENADEVEKLAHICRDEIGLDYLVVKPYSQHCFSQTREYENLDYRAYLHLEQRISGLTTSDFSLIFRSHTMRKYEESSTRGYSRCHATPFFWAYVMADGSVYGCSAYLLDKRFAYGNINESSFRDIWQGEARRSNFRFVRNELDVSECRRNCRMDEINRYLADLAEARVPHVNFI; from the coding sequence ATGCCGGGATCAGGGGACAAATACATCATCGACAGCCACAAGCTGATCTACCATCCCCGGCGGGTCGGGCAGTGGCTGGACGCCGGCGACGACTGGGAGGCGGCCCAGCAGGTCTATCCCATCTATGTCGAGATGTCGCCGGTCGGGGCCTGCAATCACCGTTGCACCTTCTGTGCCGTCGACTATATCGGTTATCAGCCGAAACGCCTCGATGCGCGGATCCTGGAGCAGAGAATCCCGGAGATGGGCCGCCTCGGTGTGAAGAGCATCATGTTTGCGGGCGAAGGCGAGCCCCTGCTGCACACGGATATGCCGCGCATCGTCGAATTCTGCGCCGAAGCCGGAATCGACGTCTCCTTTACCACCAATGCCACGGTCGTCAACGAAGATTTTCTCGAGCACGCCCTGCCACATGTGGCCTGGATGAAGGTGTCGCTCAATGCCGGCACGGCCGAGACCTATGCCGGCATCCATCGCACCAAGGCATCGGACTTTGGTCGCGTCATCGACAACCTGAAACGCGCGGTTGCCCAAAAGCGTGCCAACGGCCTGTCCTGCGTGCTCGGTGCGCAGCTGCTGCTGCTCCCGGAAAACGCCGACGAGGTGGAGAAACTGGCACATATCTGCCGGGACGAGATCGGTCTCGACTATCTGGTGGTCAAACCCTATTCGCAGCACTGTTTCAGCCAGACGCGTGAATACGAAAATCTCGACTACCGGGCCTACCTGCATCTGGAACAGCGCATCAGCGGCCTGACCACGAGCGATTTCAGTCTGATATTTCGTAGCCATACCATGCGCAAATACGAGGAATCCAGCACGCGTGGTTATAGCAGATGCCATGCAACCCCCTTTTTCTGGGCCTATGTCATGGCGGATGGCTCAGTCTATGGTTGCAGCGCCTACCTGCTGGACAAGCGATTTGCCTATGGCAACATCAATGAGTCATCCTTCCGCGACATCTGGCAGGGCGAGGCCAGACGTTCGAACTTCCGCTTCGTGCGCAACGAACTGGACGTGAGCGAATGCCGCAGGAATTGCCGGATGGACGAGATCAACCGCTATCTGGCGGACCTGGCCGAAGCCCGGGTTCCGCATGTCAATTTCATATAG
- a CDS encoding sulfotransferase domain-containing protein: protein MLADPMFKGRPIIMSSAMKSGTWMLRAIISELSGRGFFEPQVPPGRPGYEDPSMLSFPKEEFYSWHIIPRGEVAERIAASGARVVFLVRNIYDLAVSVYYHLLDDVDADIGRSVGHGDFLAGFEREQALALAISGYCEPPNDWHGMGTILLHIQEMLRYALQHPVYITSYERLVRNKATEVARLADYLETPLTDVQLREIADSTSFERMRADAEKGGAGKAHFRAGRIGGFKTELSGFHKILLRSLMHNITPDLPRLAIETGLEIVTASD, encoded by the coding sequence ATGTTGGCTGATCCGATGTTTAAGGGCCGTCCGATAATCATGTCCTCGGCGATGAAGAGTGGCACCTGGATGCTGCGTGCCATCATCAGCGAGCTGAGCGGGCGTGGCTTCTTCGAACCCCAGGTCCCACCAGGCAGGCCAGGCTATGAGGATCCCTCCATGCTGAGCTTTCCAAAGGAGGAATTCTACAGCTGGCATATCATCCCCCGTGGTGAGGTTGCAGAAAGAATAGCTGCATCCGGGGCCAGGGTGGTCTTTCTGGTGCGCAACATCTACGATCTGGCGGTGTCGGTCTACTATCATCTGCTCGACGATGTCGATGCGGATATAGGCAGGTCCGTAGGGCATGGAGATTTTCTTGCCGGGTTTGAGCGCGAGCAGGCACTTGCCCTGGCGATCAGCGGTTACTGCGAGCCGCCGAACGACTGGCATGGCATGGGTACGATCCTGCTGCATATCCAGGAGATGCTGCGCTACGCCCTGCAGCATCCGGTGTACATCACGAGCTATGAACGCCTGGTCAGAAACAAGGCGACCGAGGTTGCCAGGCTGGCGGACTATCTGGAAACGCCCCTCACGGATGTGCAGCTCAGAGAGATTGCTGACAGCACCTCCTTCGAGAGGATGAGGGCGGACGCCGAGAAGGGTGGCGCGGGAAAGGCGCATTTCCGTGCCGGAAGAATTGGTGGCTTCAAGACAGAGCTGTCCGGATTCCACAAGATCCTGCTCAGATCGCTGATGCACAATATCACCCCCGATCTGCCGCGGCTGGCTATCGAGACAGGGCTGGAAATCGTTACTGCAAGTGATTGA
- a CDS encoding SIS domain-containing protein — protein sequence MLTRTGLRTRCASFAEIVGSGRFSDAGGNDMPLEAGVKVVTDLCSDIRRRKGSVYLVGNGGSAAVASHAATDFFNRGGLRAHTLHDPSTLTCLSNDYGYEHAFANRLDRLLAADDLLIAISSSGSSANILNAAQRARACSARLITLTGFDGANPLREMGDINYWLDSDDYGMVEIGHLFLLHHVADILAVE from the coding sequence ATGCTGACCCGCACCGGACTGCGCACGCGTTGCGCAAGCTTTGCCGAGATCGTCGGCAGCGGGCGTTTCAGCGACGCCGGGGGAAACGACATGCCCCTGGAGGCCGGGGTCAAGGTGGTTACCGATCTGTGCAGCGATATCCGCCGGCGCAAGGGCAGCGTCTATCTGGTCGGCAATGGCGGCAGCGCGGCGGTGGCCAGCCATGCCGCCACCGATTTCTTCAACCGCGGCGGCCTGCGCGCCCATACCCTGCACGACCCTTCCACCCTGACCTGCCTGAGCAATGATTACGGTTACGAGCACGCCTTTGCCAACCGGCTCGACAGGCTGCTGGCGGCCGATGACCTGTTGATCGCCATCAGCAGCTCGGGCTCTTCGGCCAACATCCTCAATGCCGCGCAACGTGCCCGGGCCTGTTCCGCGCGGCTCATCACGCTGACTGGCTTCGATGGCGCCAATCCATTGCGTGAGATGGGCGACATCAACTATTGGCTGGATTCCGACGACTACGGCATGGTTGAAATCGGCCACCTGTTCCTGCTGCATCATGTGGCGGACATCCTGGCGGTGGAATAG
- a CDS encoding PfkB family carbohydrate kinase, whose product MDLDNTVRLKQKGEAHDPTPPATRKILPLEVLADRAQALRQQGRRLVLCHGTFDLLHIGHVRHLQRARQEGDVLMVTVTADAHVNKGPDRPVFPQALRAENLAALECVDLVAINHAETAVNVLEALRPDVYVKGSDYAQAADDLTGNIRLERAAVERHGGRIFFTQEITSSSTRLLNDNFGVFPEETRTYLDRFKAAHSLQDVLAALRALGRLKVLVVGDAIIDEYHYTTSLGQTGKGNVLAVRYQNEERFAGGAIAVANHIAGFAGEVTLLCGLGGRESHEDFIRSRLNQEVRTRFLINPEARTLVKRRYIGDDDAKLFEVYFHDRDVTSPELGAEACDWLAAHLQDFDAVVVPDFGNGFIDDGMVSALSGAAPFLAVNTQLNSGNRGYHVITRYPRADFVSLNEPELRMAASDRSGSIEALAERIAGTLGCRQLAVTRGTRGVAIWDGEAGRMHRVPALASRVVDRIGAGDAFLSLAGLAAAAGLPADLAAFIGSVAAALDVQIVCNRSAISPIELQKYVTTLLK is encoded by the coding sequence ATGGATCTGGACAACACGGTCAGGCTGAAGCAGAAGGGTGAGGCGCACGACCCCACTCCCCCGGCGACCCGCAAGATCCTGCCCCTCGAGGTGCTGGCGGACAGGGCGCAGGCGCTGCGCCAGCAGGGGCGGCGGCTGGTTCTTTGTCATGGTACCTTCGACCTGCTGCATATCGGCCACGTCCGCCACCTGCAGCGCGCCCGGCAGGAAGGCGATGTGCTGATGGTTACTGTGACGGCCGATGCCCATGTCAACAAGGGGCCGGACCGGCCGGTGTTCCCGCAGGCGCTGCGCGCGGAAAATCTCGCCGCGCTGGAATGCGTCGACCTGGTGGCCATCAACCATGCCGAGACCGCGGTGAACGTGCTCGAGGCGCTGCGACCCGACGTCTATGTCAAGGGTTCGGACTACGCCCAGGCGGCGGACGACCTGACCGGCAACATCCGCCTCGAGCGGGCCGCGGTCGAGCGCCATGGCGGACGCATCTTCTTTACCCAGGAGATCACCTCCAGCTCGACGCGCCTGCTGAACGACAATTTCGGTGTCTTCCCGGAAGAGACGCGGACCTATCTGGACCGCTTCAAGGCAGCGCATTCCCTGCAGGACGTGCTCGCCGCGCTGCGGGCGCTGGGCAGGCTGAAGGTGCTGGTGGTGGGTGACGCGATCATCGACGAATATCATTACACCACCTCGCTCGGCCAGACCGGCAAGGGCAATGTGCTCGCCGTCCGCTACCAGAACGAAGAGCGCTTCGCGGGTGGCGCCATCGCCGTCGCCAATCACATCGCCGGTTTCGCGGGCGAGGTGACGCTGCTCTGTGGCCTCGGCGGCAGGGAGTCCCACGAGGATTTCATCCGCTCGCGACTGAACCAGGAGGTCAGGACACGTTTTCTGATCAATCCAGAGGCCCGCACCCTGGTCAAGCGGCGCTATATCGGCGACGATGACGCGAAGTTGTTCGAGGTCTATTTCCACGACCGGGATGTCACCTCGCCCGAACTCGGCGCCGAGGCCTGCGACTGGCTGGCCGCGCATCTGCAGGACTTCGATGCCGTGGTGGTGCCTGATTTCGGCAACGGTTTCATCGACGATGGGATGGTTTCGGCGCTGAGCGGGGCGGCGCCCTTCCTGGCGGTCAATACCCAGCTCAACAGCGGCAACCGTGGCTATCATGTGATAACCCGCTATCCGCGGGCCGATTTCGTGTCGCTCAACGAGCCCGAGCTGCGCATGGCGGCCAGCGACCGTTCCGGAAGCATCGAGGCCCTGGCCGAAAGGATCGCCGGGACCCTCGGCTGCCGGCAACTGGCCGTCACCCGCGGTACCCGGGGCGTGGCCATCTGGGACGGCGAGGCCGGGCGGATGCACCGCGTTCCGGCGCTCGCCAGCCGGGTCGTCGATCGTATCGGTGCCGGCGACGCCTTCCTGTCGCTGGCCGGACTGGCCGCGGCCGCTGGCTTGCCAGCCGATTTGGCAGCCTTCATCGGCAGCGTGGCAGCCGCCCTCGACGTGCAGATCGTCTGCAACCGTTCGGCGATCTCCCCCATCGAGCTGCAGAAATATGTCACCACCCTTCTCAAGTAG
- a CDS encoding thiamine pyrophosphate-dependent dehydrogenase E1 component subunit alpha, with protein sequence MTTDLLFPLYRSMLRIRRTEERLAARYHEQQIRCPMHLCIGQEAVAAGVCLALLPEDQVFSNHRAHGHYLAKGGDLRRMLAELYGRATGCCGGRGGSMHLIDRQCGFMGSTPIVGGTVPLAVGAAWSASLQGTGRVVAVFFGDGCFEEGVLHESMNFAVLHALPILFVCENNGYSVYTRLDERQAERPILGIAEAHGCEVHAVDGSDVLEVHRVAKQAVDAAREGGGPQFIEAQTYRWLEHCGPNDDSELGYRPLEELASWKARCPLSRAAAALRGQDPRFQDRLDELERQVGNEIDEAFDYALGSPFPAPGDIEHHLYA encoded by the coding sequence ATGACGACGGACCTTCTCTTCCCGCTGTATCGCAGCATGTTGCGCATCCGCCGTACCGAGGAGCGGCTGGCAGCGCGCTATCATGAGCAGCAGATCCGCTGTCCCATGCATCTTTGTATCGGCCAGGAGGCGGTGGCCGCCGGCGTCTGTCTGGCGCTGCTTCCCGAGGACCAGGTATTCAGCAACCATCGCGCCCACGGGCATTATCTCGCCAAGGGCGGTGACCTCCGGCGCATGCTCGCGGAGTTGTACGGCCGGGCCACGGGCTGCTGCGGCGGGCGTGGCGGATCCATGCATCTCATCGACCGGCAGTGTGGATTCATGGGATCGACACCCATCGTCGGCGGTACTGTCCCCTTGGCCGTCGGTGCGGCGTGGAGCGCAAGCCTCCAGGGGACAGGCCGTGTGGTCGCGGTATTCTTCGGCGATGGCTGTTTCGAGGAGGGGGTGCTGCACGAATCGATGAACTTTGCGGTGCTGCATGCCTTGCCCATCCTCTTCGTCTGCGAGAACAACGGCTATTCCGTCTATACCCGGCTGGACGAGAGGCAGGCGGAACGTCCGATCCTCGGTATTGCCGAGGCCCATGGTTGCGAGGTTCATGCCGTGGATGGCAGTGACGTGCTGGAGGTCCATCGGGTCGCGAAGCAGGCCGTGGATGCCGCCCGCGAGGGCGGGGGGCCGCAGTTCATCGAGGCGCAGACCTACCGCTGGCTGGAGCACTGCGGACCCAATGACGACAGTGAGCTTGGCTATCGCCCGCTCGAGGAGCTGGCCTCCTGGAAGGCGCGCTGCCCCCTGTCCAGGGCGGCGGCCGCGCTGCGCGGGCAGGATCCCCGGTTCCAGGACAGGCTCGATGAACTGGAACGGCAGGTCGGAAATGAAATCGACGAGGCTTTCGACTATGCGCTCGGCAGCCCCTTCCCGGCACCAGGAGACATCGAACATCACCTCTATGCCTGA
- a CDS encoding transketolase C-terminal domain-containing protein, whose protein sequence is MSCIDAIRDALHLSLERDPGVIVIGEGVPDPKAIFGTTAGLRERFGPRRVFDMPLSENGMTGICIGAALTGLRPVMVHQRIDFALLAMDQIVNNAAKWHYMFNGQQGVPLVIRMIVGRGWGQGPQHAQSLQALFAHVPGLKVVMPAVAEDAKGMLCAAIRDDNPVIFIEHRWIQPIQGEVPEGYYESPLEGAVVRRRGKDVTVAAFSYMLIEALAAAEALAALGLEVEVIDMRAVSPLDVDTVAGSVKRTGRLVVVDTAHASLGVAGELIASVVERTLPALRQAPARVALPDLPSPTSPVWAESYYPDARDIARTVAAQCGLGVDAGLDAVLERLCPKGPADVPNPEYRGPF, encoded by the coding sequence ATGAGCTGCATCGATGCGATCCGTGATGCACTGCATCTCTCCCTTGAACGCGATCCCGGCGTCATCGTGATCGGCGAGGGCGTACCCGACCCCAAGGCCATCTTTGGCACCACGGCCGGTCTCAGGGAGCGCTTCGGTCCGAGGCGCGTCTTCGACATGCCGCTGTCCGAGAACGGCATGACGGGGATCTGCATCGGTGCCGCGCTGACCGGTCTGCGCCCGGTGATGGTGCATCAGCGGATCGACTTTGCCCTGCTGGCGATGGATCAGATCGTCAACAATGCCGCCAAGTGGCACTACATGTTCAATGGGCAACAGGGCGTGCCCTTGGTGATCCGCATGATCGTCGGGCGGGGCTGGGGACAGGGGCCGCAGCATGCACAGAGCCTGCAGGCCCTGTTTGCCCATGTGCCCGGCCTGAAGGTGGTGATGCCGGCCGTGGCCGAAGATGCCAAGGGCATGCTCTGTGCGGCGATCCGCGATGACAACCCGGTCATCTTCATCGAGCATCGCTGGATCCAGCCGATCCAGGGCGAAGTCCCCGAAGGCTATTACGAGAGCCCGCTCGAGGGCGCCGTGGTTCGACGCCGTGGCAAGGATGTGACCGTTGCTGCCTTCTCCTATATGTTGATCGAGGCGCTTGCCGCCGCCGAGGCGCTCGCGGCGCTGGGGCTCGAGGTCGAGGTGATCGACATGCGGGCGGTGAGCCCGCTGGATGTCGACACGGTTGCCGGATCCGTCAAACGGACCGGCCGGCTGGTCGTCGTCGACACGGCGCATGCCAGTCTCGGTGTGGCCGGCGAGCTGATCGCCTCGGTCGTCGAGCGGACCCTGCCCGCGCTGCGCCAGGCGCCGGCCCGGGTCGCCCTGCCGGATCTGCCATCACCCACCTCGCCGGTCTGGGCGGAGAGCTACTATCCGGATGCCCGGGACATCGCCCGGACAGTTGCCGCCCAGTGCGGCCTGGGGGTGGATGCCGGCCTCGATGCAGTGCTCGAGCGTCTGTGCCCCAAGGGCCCGGCAGACGTGCCCAATCCCGAGTACCGGGGACCTTTTTGA
- a CDS encoding tetratricopeptide repeat protein, whose product METVQAIARHADDNLLDDYFDERLLVRGEWRKIKHELNSLSPQLLRRLGDYFMRRNHADLAIGCYKTILRAGEATKQDRFAHASLLMQFRGMAEKEGQYADALEAFRELKEVSPTSLPALINIALYWMDAVERPEEWAGEVREAMALALQIAPGLPLCHYILGIVDEIEGDAKSAAQRYYHVLEMDPSYGAARIRLHWPDNWRFLDRKQRERLSSWNTDMPDVNELVVDRQGGSIEAARSVFKKFNAVIIRNMFADDAWVGIRQDYYQQLGERMHKDKRGMWLMEDVDQSLRGSVTRLTDEAGLESWLHGILGEKYDDWRFAEHHAWHIQRRDAGGEWVTPCHQDHPVFCANNGYATCWMPFDKCGDDRAPGLELFLDDIEHPILLQEQFPHMPLTLPTEFVHEYLEPKRLRPEFVPGDMLIFAPLVFHKTEALDAGAGGKRMSCDIRYKIGPTAWGFGEMQA is encoded by the coding sequence ATGGAGACTGTGCAAGCTATTGCCCGGCATGCCGATGACAACTTGCTCGATGATTACTTCGATGAGCGCCTGCTTGTAAGGGGTGAATGGAGAAAGATAAAGCATGAGTTAAACTCCTTGTCACCACAGCTATTGCGTCGCCTTGGCGATTATTTTATGCGCCGCAACCATGCCGATCTGGCCATTGGATGTTATAAAACAATATTGCGTGCCGGTGAGGCGACCAAACAGGACCGGTTCGCCCATGCGTCTCTTCTCATGCAGTTCCGAGGCATGGCGGAAAAGGAGGGCCAGTATGCTGACGCACTGGAAGCATTTCGTGAGCTCAAGGAGGTCTCTCCGACATCCCTTCCTGCATTGATCAATATCGCCCTCTACTGGATGGATGCGGTCGAGCGGCCCGAGGAGTGGGCAGGCGAGGTTCGTGAAGCCATGGCGCTCGCCCTGCAGATCGCACCTGGGCTGCCACTTTGTCATTACATTCTTGGAATTGTCGATGAGATAGAGGGCGATGCAAAATCGGCCGCCCAACGCTACTACCATGTACTGGAGATGGATCCGTCCTACGGTGCGGCAAGGATCAGGCTGCATTGGCCGGATAACTGGCGTTTCCTCGACAGGAAACAGCGGGAGCGCCTGTCCTCGTGGAATACCGATATGCCCGACGTGAATGAATTGGTGGTGGACCGGCAAGGGGGGTCGATCGAAGCGGCAAGGTCGGTATTCAAAAAATTCAATGCCGTAATCATCAGGAACATGTTTGCAGACGATGCGTGGGTTGGGATAAGGCAGGATTATTATCAACAGCTGGGTGAGAGGATGCACAAGGACAAGCGCGGGATGTGGTTGATGGAGGATGTCGACCAGTCACTTCGCGGCTCTGTTACAAGGCTCACCGATGAGGCTGGGCTTGAATCCTGGCTGCATGGAATTCTCGGCGAGAAATACGATGATTGGCGGTTTGCCGAGCATCACGCATGGCATATCCAGAGAAGAGATGCTGGTGGCGAGTGGGTGACGCCCTGTCATCAGGACCATCCGGTATTTTGCGCCAACAATGGTTACGCGACTTGCTGGATGCCCTTCGACAAATGTGGTGACGACAGGGCGCCCGGGCTTGAATTGTTTCTGGACGACATTGAGCATCCCATTTTATTGCAGGAGCAATTTCCGCACATGCCTTTGACCCTGCCAACCGAATTCGTACACGAGTATCTGGAGCCAAAACGCCTGAGGCCCGAATTCGTGCCAGGTGACATGCTGATATTCGCACCACTGGTCTTCCACAAGACGGAAGCCCTGGATGCTGGCGCGGGTGGTAAAAGAATGAGCTGTGATATTCGCTACAAAATAGGTCCTACGGCATGGGGTTTTGGTGAAATGCAGGCATGA